The following are from one region of the Lytechinus pictus isolate F3 Inbred chromosome 4, Lp3.0, whole genome shotgun sequence genome:
- the LOC129259616 gene encoding uncharacterized protein LOC129259616, giving the protein MRKKLIKKFISKPNKFSNQVNQKKWSLNENPLDLVSLKTPEELPLEISNVEVPMKGRMKRRGRGRPKKKTTKMPDLQPQTEFSLNKQTCLETESQLGLDSQTCLQPQTQLCPNRETSPQQETYLKSKTRLCPDDTEACLQSQTRLCSVKETRIRPGSRLCSDSETRPQPITQPCPDIETCLQPTSEQCPEIEARLQPQSQPCPDREPLETVDDIILLEDNSVSQKKHDSVVKRGRGRPPKKKKRKELHEDLCSRKNPTNIRRKRGRPKKAVAGGRVTKAKTYEHYNGQIKLKKVVIRELRSLKALLEFQRQISDEEKENKTNTYSNKEEVVPSTLEHRHVLASEYRNRFFIRIKTGSFKDQSTKRRRKRKEDKEKRKKKRESRRKVGRTESHKGKKELSDVKEICCGVEEDGKEDCPFPEVVEISSSSEAGEGEEESAESLVDTPSQYGYDDLIDFSKENSMADKNKGDDTISADVQEVTEKENICTDNILEDVMTVRPENLVGDDKEVQETEEADDEEAAAAADDESSSLVIPFDEEEEESSSLIIADDCIEDDDDDDDDLTEFDDGREKCPDSKAISRETVKEGEWHGVLDLTRAGKEQFKKTKHQKSIEDPDSDEFIFENSGSETSETPQILEEEENSLRMSANEFRKEDSKRELYVEDESHYESQEDITDEGEEDAMRSLEPMDLTFAGDSGEMVENGETFMGESAEKTNFEKSESEVNSEPPVRMEMDNTEKPLNVMAEDVGDIRPIRASRIQVLDKCMEEEDLKLEMKTSEIFLKTRKDKGNHEEEKEEANERIIVDKCSGYIDLETRNDQFEPQLPALGESEKMRDSKKIDENKKTESGSECLATSNEHTLQENSDVIMMDSELGEDKRDGIENNGETCDIQMEEDCKYNDLRTDANIDLRNPPVAELVKEAENELVSLSIGPPKTLEDNQATRTVISPLISPKNDGEAFVVRRKEESYDDPMEMQQKGLSETKELDKVYREAGKEVESDVLDSNQSSEQKEIEDGKRNDVDAKEETNNMRVPQGIVLSKTEEQERTHLEDTKQESDMANPKESGEVVQDRERKDAGREEENNDVPSESQGMELSETKEQDRTHQEDVKQDESDLEDLKEIEGIEVVQDGEIKDAGRKGENGDDLFEPQGIQLPETKELERTRQEDNRQYETNEADLKESAEIEVVQDKERKNAESKEKNDDDPFEPQGESLSETKEHDRTHLEETRQDEFNMADLKKTAGKEKIVEEMEEVKTAGVSQTTKGGGNEADKREGGEDHEKIVAIGSSDADDHKEVCDENIKETKGMGELEDVKYKDEDREKQSLDLEKSLAILSIRENEDEKKEDSDGETMETKVEGSEQDHEMIAAVHSIQEESKIEYFEEEMHGTSKKRDVYSINSTDEDDKNQNRDREQMNAVLPTSINSAGNEEFGTDHISKHTELDVPQGDIEILESASKISNERETGEGENQKVECNEEMEDSNEEREIEGLKSEEQVTSDDKSEWDSEEINKQVLPSSGSNEIEGNAQAEETDLETAAAVKTIERELGIVEEVDHQREKSPQRYDKMNPEISQAEETEECDGRDKEQRRVDDEEMELEMKDTHGIAEKDMPKVEASVSEENMLHQSDNQNLVPELKTIKEVEPEQMDDVRQENGKEIVDQKKDEQEKGVRIPEATSAKTGKKSDTMANSVVEMEETEESQIDAKTMAEGKDMTGFQEGDAVVRENDKPEEEMMKTNSEENLMDQGIKEGDIKCLITEEETTVTAAIRNGADNGCILEKETPDLSVKDKRDLGIGKVELNFEKVVKLVESEVSKATYVHEEKVEETNEQDKLDKAEKAQSTEISTGEGNLHACEEKRRNGESRPNDYVKNIGVASKDDHMEMKRVDKETISDVDTRLANDHLKRRSSEENLTGRTHDKVEDKGDTHRNNEMSEDEAVASSCHGDDMESMNEGLTADKENKCDKNNRIPSPNEATEARDITSGNTGHVQEAALKDKVEVFKSKALWNSDDALDLHVSLKERIEVSGKTTADNPCSNLDDTLDKVDLHESKDGDTSTKERTKTTVEEELEEGELPEDDEEDIIEGTDGDKEEGEITEDIEDLKDERTRTVEIEDTTPVVSDKTKVHRHNSQQVRRRSQEAIDIKKINSDHQTTHCDVQQNSKTTVRSAIGFNKERSYSTKDHRRSTNSEPSNAIPIDEDDEIEVLETNFSRKLDKSNNGINSLESDVYIVHEEPAKPGVRLRSHRRKSTEQAKNRTAKSSQNCKTLSTNFGSGLKKVSPISNSHVSKGDKDGNIARKVVHGVKAHLHQASNGPKELVKSRESVEEKNSTCQNQVFRPKDSVSSDRQDYLFNRIEVGSGDAGTYAGKGGTKRKSDEEDDSDSGFQSRPKKKHAGKSVWQMVQRKEKKPDEPVFEGNTKINRQKIVIKISKKLLSDQPETNEPQNITKRKEPEKSSSRHSWNEGEKMEVTDRDEGYRERRMTNRVEDEPKEKREKAQVNGRGGKTGSSSSEASRRSSSLPNTKQDNNINDTNLKNGRESKTNSKSMSSDLLKDLKKLKAHGIKQGDLPWVKDLLGTKHVACLSEVCAALTKFMDSKDHKINLVVEMGFCPVLVNLLRSESSEVISSALLAVSHIVSGNDYQTQAVLECSPLPLFCNFLSRHKHDVTLRKEACLALSNITAGTSQQIQHLVNDGLFPVLLSAMQHDEFQVMYEATWAVANATVNGSPEQIRYIVKQGFFQAFSEILKHDDDTLIQIALDAMYNVLKLDTKHKKVGKTTPYCRQVKEFGGLQRIRNVRLSGSTVVKKKAYNMLTTFFPDF; this is encoded by the exons atgagaaaaaaattgatcaaaaagtTCATCTCAAAGCCAAATAAGTTCTCCAATCAAGTG AACCAGAAGAAATGGTCGCTGAATGAAAACCCATTGGATTTGGTCAGTTTGAAGACGCCAGAGGAGTTGCCGTTGGAGATATCAAATGTTGAAGTGCCAATGAAAGGAAGGATGAAAAGAAGGGGAAGGGGAAGACCAAAGAAGAAAACCACCAAGATGCCTGATCTTCAGCCACAGACAGAATTTAGTTTAAACAAACAAACCTGCCTTGAGACTGAATCCCAGTTAGGTCTGGACAGCCAAACTTGCCTTCAGCCACAAACTCAGTTATGTCCCAACAGAGAAACTAGCCCTCAGCAAGAAACTTACCTTAAGTCCAAGACTCGGTTGTGTCCCGATGACACAGAAGCTTGCCTTCAGTCCCAAACTCGGTTGTGTTCAGTCAAAGAAACTCGCATTCGGCCAGGGTCCAGGTTGTGTTCGGACAGTGAAACTCGCCCTCAGCCAATAACGCAGCCATGCCCAGATATTGAAACTTGCCTTCAACCCACATCTGAGCAATGTCCGGAGATCGAAGCCCGCCTGCAGCCTCAATCGCAGCCGTGTCCGGACAGAGAGCCTCTGGAAACTGTAGACGACATTATTCTGCTTGAGGACAATTCAGTATCGCAAAAGAAACATGACTCTGTAGTTAAAAGGGGCAGAGGAAGACCCCCAAAGAAAAAGAAGCGGAAAGAGTTACATGAAGATTTGTGCAGCCGAAAGAATCCAACGAACATTCGTAGGAAAAGAGGAAGACCAAAGAAAGCTGTAGCAGGTGGTAGGGTTACCAAGGCAAAGACTTATGAACATTACAATGGACAAATCAAATTGAAGAAAGTGGTCATTAGAGAG CTGAGAAGTTTAAAGGCTCTCTTGGAGTTTCAAAGGCAGATCAGCGATGAGGAGAAAGAGAACAAGACAAACACCTATAGCAACAAGGAAGAAGTGGTTCCGTCCACCTTGGAGCACAGGCATGTCCTTGCCTCAGAATACCGCAACCGATTCTTCATCCGTATAAAGACTGGAAGCTTCAAGGACCAATCCACGAAGCGCAGGAGGAAACGTAAAGAAGATaaggaaaagaggaagaagaaaagagaatcTCGTCGGAAGGTGGGGCGGACTGAAAGTCATAAAGGAAAGAAGGAGCTCTCAGATGTCAAGGAGATATGTTGCGGGgtagaggaagatgggaaggaGGATTGTCCTTTTCCGGAAGTGGTGGAAATAAGTTCTTCGTCTGAAGCAGGGGAAGGTGAGGAAGAGAGCGCTGAATCACTAGTGGACACACCATCTCAATATGGATATGATGACTTGATTGATTTCAGTAAGGAAAATAGTATGGCAGACAAAAACAAGGGAGATGACACCATTTCTGCAGATGTGCAAGAGGTAACTGAGAAAGAGAACATCTGCACTGATAATATTTTAGAAGATGTGATGACAGTCAGGCCTGAGAATTTGGTAGGAGATGACAAAGAGGTGCAGGAAACTGAAGAGGCTGATGACGAggaagcagcagcagcagctgaTGATGAATCATCATCTCTTGTCATTCCATTtgatgaggaagaggaggagtCTTCATCCTTGATCATTGCCGACGACTGCAttgaagatgacgatgatgatgatgatgacctaACAGAATTTGACGATGGGAGGGAGAAATGTCCGGATTCTAAAGCCATCTCAAGAGAAACTGTCAAGGAAGGGGAATGGCATGGAGTACTTGATTTGACAAGAGCTGGTAAAGAGCAGTTTAAGAAAACCAAACATCAGAAGAGCATTGAAGATCCTGACTCTGATGAATTCATATTTGAGAACAGTGGCAGTGAAACTTCAGAGACCCCACAGAtattagaagaagaagaaaacagcCTAAGAATGTCCGCCAATGAGTTTAGGAAAGAGGATAGTAAGAGGGAATTATATGTTGAGGATGAAAGCCATTATGAAAGCCAAGAAGACATCACTGATGAAGGAGAGGAGGATGCTATGCGATCACTGGAACCCATGGATTTAACATTTGCAGGGGACAGTGGAGAAATGGTTGAAAATGGAGAGACCTTCATGGGTGAAAGTGCGGAAAAAACAAACTTTGAGAAATCAGAGAGTGAGGTGAATTCTGAGCCACCAGTCCGAATGGAAATGGACAATACAGAGAAGCCACTGAATGTGATGGCTGAAGATGTTGGCGACATAAGACCAATAAGAGCCAGCAGAATCCAAGTCTTAGACAAATGTATGGAAGAGGAAGATTTGAAACTTGAAATGAagacttctgaaatatttttgaaaacaagaaaagatAAAGGAAATCatgaggaagaaaaggaagaggcaAATGAAAGGATAATAGTAGATAAATGCAGTGGCTATATAGATCTTGAAACTAGAAATGACCAATTTGAACCACAATTACCAGCATTAGGTGAAAGTGAGAAGATGAGAGATTCGAAGAAAATAGATGAGAACAAGAAAACAGAATCTGGGTCGGAATGCCTTGCAACCTCAAATGAACATACTCTTCAAGAGAATTCTGATGTCATCATGATGGATTCTGAATTAGGGGAAGACAAAAGGGATGGTATTGAAAATAACGGTGAAACTTGTGATATCCAGATGGAAGAAGATTGCAAATATAATGATCTCAGAACAGATGCAAACATTGACCTGCGTAACCCTCCAGTTGCAGAGCTTGTGAAGGAAGCTGAGAATGAACTGGTGTCGTTATCAATAGGTCCTCCGAAAACACTGGAAGACAACCAAGCTACCAGAACAGTGATTAGTCCATTAATATCTCCAAAGAATGATGGAGAAGCATTTGTTGtcagaaggaaagaagaaagttatgatgacCCCATGGAAATGCAACAGAAAGGCCTGTCAGAAACAAAAGAACTTGACAAGGTGTACCGGGAAGCTGGCAAGGAAGTTGAATCAGATGTGCTTGATTCCAATCAAAGTTCAGAACAGAAGGAAATAGAGGATGGAAAGAGGAATGATGTTGATGCGAAGGAAGAGACCAATAATATGAGGGTGCCACAGGGGATAGTGCTGTCTAAAACTGAAGAGCAGGAGAGGACTCATCTGGAAGATACAAAACAAGAGTCAGACATGGCCAATCCCAAGGAAAGCGGAGAAGTGGTGCAggatagagaaagaaaggatgCTGGAAGGGAAGAAGAGAACAATGATGTCCCTTCTGAGTCTCAAGGGATGGAACTGTCTGAAACCAAAGAACAGGACAGGACTCATCAGGAAGATGTCAAGCAAGATGAATCAGACCTGGAAGATCTTAAAGAGATTGAAGGAATTGAGGTGGTACAAGACGGAGAAATAAAGGATGctggaagaaaaggggagaatgGTGATGACCTGTTTGAGCCTCAAGGTATACAGCTGCCTGAAACCAAAGAGCTGGAAAGGACTCGTCAGGAAGATAACAGGCAATATGAAACAAACGAGGCAGATCTCAAAGAAAGTGCAGAAATTGAGGTTGTGCAGgataaagaaaggaagaatgCTGAAAGCAAAGAAAAGAATGATGATGACCCGTTTGAGCCCCAAGGTGAATCGCTATCTGAAACCAAAGAGCATGACAGGACTCATCTGGAAGAAACCAGGCAAGATGAATTTAACATGGCTGATCTGAAAAAAACTGCAGGAAAGGAGAAAATAGTCGAAGAGATGGAGGAGGTGAAAACTGCAGGTGTCTCCCAAACCACTAAAGGAGGTGGCAATGAAGCAGATAAAAGAGAAGGGGGAGAAGATCATGAAAAGATTGTTGCAATTGGTTCAAGCGATGCAGATGACCACAAAGAAGTttgtgatgaaaatataaaggaaaCCAAGGGGATGGGAGAATTAGAGGATGTGAAATACAAAGACGAGGACAGAGAAAAGCAGAGCCTAGATCTTGAAAAGTCCCTAGCAATACTTTCAATTAGAGAAAATGAAGATGAGAAGAAAGAAGATTCTGATGGAGAAACAATGGAAACCAAAGTCGAAGGAAGTGAACAAGATCATGAAATGATTGCAGCAGTACATTCAATACAAGAGGAGAGTAAAATAGAATATTTTGAGGAGGAAATGCACGGTACCAGCAAGAAGAGGGATGTTTATAGTATTAACAGTACAGATGAGgatgataaaaatcaaaacagGGATCGTGAACAAATGAATGCAGTCTTGCCTACGTCCATAAATAGTgctggaaatgaagaatttggTACTGACCATATTAGTAAACATACAGAGCTTGATGTGCCTCAAGGTGACATTGAAATTTTGGAATCTGCATCCAAGATATCAAATGAGAGGGAAACTGGAGAAGGTGAAAACCAAAAAGTAGAGTGTAATGAAGAAATGGAGGATTCCAATGAGGAAAGAGAGATCGAAGGTTTGAAAAGTGAAGAACAAGTCACTAGTGATGATAAGAGCGAATGGGATTCTGAAGAGATAAATAAACAAGTGTTACCATCTTCAGGAAGTAACGAGATAGAAGGAAATGCTCAGGCTGAAGAAACCGACCTTGAAACGGCTGCTGCTGTAAAAACAATAGAGAGGGAGTTGGGAATAGTTGAAGAGGTTGACCATCAGAGGGAAAAGTCGCCTCAAAGATATGACAAGATGAATCCTGAAATATCACAAGCAGAGGAAACAGAAGAATGTGATGGTAGAGATAAAGAACAAAGGAGGGTGGATGATGAAGAAATGGAATTAGAAATGAAAGATACCCATGGCATTGCAGAAAAAGACATGCCAAAGGTGGAAGCATCGGTGAGTGAGGAAAACATGTTGCATCAAAGTGACAACCAAAACCTAGTGCCAGAATTGAAAACGATAAAGGAAGTGGAACCTGAGCAAATGGATGATGTAAGACAGGAAAATGGGAAAGAAATCGTAGATCAGAAAAAGGACGAACAGGAAAAGGGAGTGAGGATTCCTGAAGCAACATCTGCCAAGACTGGAAAGAAGTCAGATACTATGGCAAACAGTGTAGTGGAGATGGAAGAAACAGAAGAAAGTCAAATAGATGCCAAAACAATGGCTGAAGGCAAAGACATGACTGGATTTCAAGAAGGGGATGCTGTTGTTCGGGAGAATGATAAACCTGAGGAAGAAATGATGAAGACAAACTCAGAAGAGAATCTGATGGATCAGGGAATCAAAGAAGGGGATATAAAATGCTTGATTACTGAAGAAGAAACCACAGTGACTGCTGCCATTAGAAACGGTGCAGATAACGGGTGTATATTGGAGAAGGAAACACCTGACCTTTCAGTAAAAGACAAAAGAGACCTAGGAATTGGCAAGGTAGAACTCAATTTCGAGAAAGTTGTGAAGTTGGTGGAATCTGAAGTCTCAAAGGCTACCTATGTACATGAAGAAAAAGTGGAGGAGACTAATGAACAGGACAAACTGGACAAAGCTGAGAAGGCTCAGAGTACAGAAATATCAACAGGAGAAGGCAATCTCCATGCATGtgaggagaaaagaagaaatgggGAATCTAGGCCAAATGATTATGTTAAAAACATCGGAGTTGCATCAAAAGATGATCACATGGAGATGAAAAGAGTAGACAAAGAAACTATCAGTGATGTTGACACCAGGCTTGCAAATGACCATTTGAAGAGAAGGAGCTCTGAGGAGAATCTGACTGGCAGGACTCATGATAAAGTGGAAGATAAGGGAGATACACACCGGAATAATGAAATGAGCGAGGATGAAGCTGTTGCGAGTTCGTGCCATGGGGATGACATGGAAAGTATGAATGAAGGATTGACAGCTGACAAAGAAAATAAGTGTGACAAAAACAACAGAATTCCATCTCCAAATGAAGCAACAGAGGCACGGGACATAACCAGTGGAAATACAGGCCATGTTCAAGAAGCTGCTCTCAAGGACAAAGTGGAAGTCTTCAAGAGTAAAGCACTTTGGAACTCTGATGATGCACTTGATTTACATGTTAGCCTAAAAGAGAGAATAGAAGTATCAGGGAAGACAACTGCTGACAATCCTTGTAGCAACCTGGATGACACCCTAGACAAAGTGGACCTTCATGAAAGCAAAGACGGTGATACCAGtacaaaagaaagaacgaaaaccACAGTAGAAGAAGAACTTGAGGAAGGTGAATTACCAgaagatgatgaggaggatatCATTGAGGGTACAGATGGTGACAAAGAAGAAGGAGAGATAACAGAAGATATTGAGGATCTAAAAGATGAAAGAACAAGAACTGTTGAAATTGAAGATACAACTCCAGTAGTATCAGACAAGACAAAGGTGCATAGGCATAACTCACAACAGGTGAGGAGAAGAAGTCAAGAAGCTATCGACATTAAAAAGATCAACTCAGATCATCAAACAACTCATTGTGATGTACAACAAAACTCCAAAACAACTGTGAGAAGTGCAATTGGTTTCAATAAAGAAAGGTCCTATTCAACAAAAGACCATCGAAGATCAACAAACTCAGAGCCTAGTAATGCCATTCcaattgatgaggatgatgaaattgaagtattggAAACTAACTTTTCAAGGAAACTAGACAAAAGCAATAATGGAATTAACTCTTTGGAAAGTGATGTTTACATTGTTCATGAAGAACCAGCCAAACCAGGAGTAAGACTGCGCAGCCACAGAAGGAAAAGCACTGAACAAGCAAAAAATAGGACAGCTAAATCGAGCCAAAACTGTAAAACACTGTCCACAAACTTTGGAAGTGGGCTGAAAAAGGTATCACCTATTTCTAATTCACATGTCAGTAAGGGAGACAAAGATGGAAATATTGCAAGGAAAGTGGTGCATGGTGTGAAAGCTCACTTACACCAGGCTTCTAATGGCCCTAAAGAACTTGTCAAGAGTAGAGAATCTGTGGAAGAAAAGAACAGCACTTGCCAGAATCAGGTCTTCCGACCCAAAGATTCTGTAAGCAGTGATAGACAAGATTACCTGTTCAATAGGATAGAAGTAGGCAGTGGTGACGCAGGTACGTATGCTGGTAAAGGTGGAACAAAAAGGAAGAGcgatgaagaagatgatagtGACAGCGGGTTCCAGAGTCGTCCAAAGAAGAAACATGCAGGAAAGTCTGTCTGGCAGATGgttcaaagaaaagaaaagaagccAGATGAGCCTGTCTTTGAAGGCAACACCAAAATCAACCGTCAGAAGATTGTCATCAAGATCTCCAAGAAACTCTTGTCAGATCAACCTGAGACCAATGAGCCACAGAACATCACCAAAAGGAAGGAGCCGGAGAAGTCATCAAGTAGACACAGCTGGAACGAAGGGGAAAAGATGGAGGTAACTGATAGAGATGAAGGATATCGAGAAAGAAGGATGACTAATAGGGTGGAGGATGAACCAAAGGAGAAGCGAGAGAAGGCACAGGTGAATGGAAGAGGTGGAAAGactggatcatcatcatcagaggCTTCGAGGAGATCGTCATCACTTCCCAACACAAAACAG GATAACAATATAAATGATACTAATCTGAAGAATGGGAGAGAAAGTAAGACCAACTCAAAATCGATGTCCAGTGATCTTCTCAAAGACTTAAAGAAACTCAAAGCACATGGG ATCAAACAAGGTGACCTACCATGGGTCAAGGACCTCCTAGGAACTAAACATGTTGCATGCCTGTCTGAGGTATGTGCTGCCCTTACCAAGTTTATGGACAGCAAGGATCATAAAATCAATCTTGTCGTTGAGATGGGATTCTGCCCTGTGTTGGTCAATCTTCTCAG GAGTGAATCGTCAGAAGTGATTTCAAGTGCTCTCTTGGCAGTCAGCCATATAGTATCAGGGAATGACTATCAAACACAG GCTGTCCTGGAGTGTTCTCCATTACCATTGTTCTGTAACTTCCTGAGCCGTCATAAACACGATGTCACACTCAGGAAAGAGGCATGCCTTGCTCTCTCTAACATCACAGCTGGCACCAGTCAACAAATACAG CATCTTGTGAACGATGGTCTGTTTCCAGTCTTGCTCAGTGCCATGCAGCATGATGAGTTCCAGGTCATGTATGAAGCTACATGGGCAGTCGCTAATGCAACAGTCAATGGCTCACCAGAGCAGATTAG gTACATAGTAAAGCAGGGTTTCTTCCAAGCTTTCTCTGAGATTCTTAAACACGACGATGACACACTGATCCAGATTGCGCTTGATGCCATGTACAACGTTCTCAAACTAGATACCAAACACAAGAAAGTTGGCAAAACCACTCCCTATTGCCGACAGGTCAAAGAATTTGGAG GCTTGCAAAGAATCAGAAATGTTCGACTGAGCGGTTCGACCGTTGTCAAGAAGAAGGCTTACAACATGCTGACTACTTTCTTCCCAGACTTCTAA